In Lactuca sativa cultivar Salinas chromosome 5, Lsat_Salinas_v11, whole genome shotgun sequence, the DNA window GGGAGTGATCATTGACATCAGCACCATTCATCACAAGTAGCTTTACCATTTCAATGTTGTTTTCAGATACTGCAATTTGGATAGCTGTTGATCCATGGTGATCCTTTGAGTCTACAAGAAGCCCGTGTTTCAAGAGGCCTTTCATCACGTTTAGATCGTTTCTCTTTGATGCCATGCACAGAAGCTCGCCAGCTGTACATGGGTCTGAAATGGAAGCCCAATGGTATAGGATTCGGAATATTGAATGGTGGTTTGTTGCTATGGCATCCCATAGTGCAGTtttaccttccatatctatcatATATATTTACATGTTAAGTGTTAACCAACTCCTCATTTTCAAACTAATTAAAAAGCTTGCAAATATTCTTAGACAATCATACCTCTAAGGTGTATGTTACATGCATGCTTCAGAAGAACCAAAACACATTCTTCATGCCCTTTAGATGCTGCGATGTGCTGATgcaaacaaaatttaaaatagaattaaATTTATGATGTTTTTGGGTAGAAAAGGATTAGTAGATTTACCAAAGGGGTTCTTCCTTTTGAGTCACTGATATCTGGATCAAGCCTTGCCTTGAGAAGTTCATCAAGAAAAGCAGCATTTCCTGTGCCTGCAATAGTAAGCAAGTTCATCGACATGTTTGGGTCTCCATCTCCATCTTCTTCACCACTTTCCAACAATAAGTCATCCAAATCCAGATCTTTAAGCTTCTTGTGATGCTGCAAAGTCACAATCAGTATTTCACGACACTTGCATTATGAAACAAATGTCCATCCTGTGTTATGTTTTGTCGTGTACAATACAACTTATGTTATGCCATGTCATTAGCAAACCTGAAGAAAGTTTTTGAGGATGGAGACGTTGTCGGGTTGTTTGGTCTGCATTGCTTCAATGAGAGCGGTGGTTTTGAGGCGCAAGAGTTGGCTCAGGGTTTTGGTTCGGTAAGTGTAAGACTGTGGCCTGCAGCAAAGTGCGCCGACTTCACCAAACATGTCACCTGAAcgtaaaacacccaaaacttgtTCTTTCTCCATCGGATCACACTCTATGATTTCCACTTCACCAGATACGATTATGTACACGTCATCAGGTGCCTCGTTTTGTATTATAACATCTTCTCTCGGTGGTATGTATTCTGCCTTCATGTCCGCGACCTGTTTTAATTGAGGTCAATTAGCTTGATTTTAGATTGAAAAGTTTCGAAATTTATGCAAATTCTGggttttcaaagttagaatttgaCTTGAAATGTCAAAATTAAGGGATGTTGATGTTACCAGAAGCAAGAGAATTTCTCGGGAGATACCCTCGAACAGATAGACTTTTTCAACTGTTGGTAGAAATAGATGCTGTCTAATGCTTGTGCATATGGTTTTCGGAAGCTGCTCGATTAATTGTTGTTGATTCAAGCTTTCGGCTTTAAATCTCAAGCACATGTACGCGAGTATCTGTTCTTTAAGTCTCTTCGGCAAACGATTCCGACCGACGAAACTTGATGCTGCTTCGATGCTGTTTCTCTACAAAAGAACAAATGTGATTCAGTTTTGTAACAGTTTGACCTTTTTGTCAAACCATGTACAGGTTATAGAGTGAAACAGAAGAAGAATGTCAATTGTCATGGAATTTGTAAAAAGTTGATGTGAAATTTGACTTACGAATTCCATGGTGCGACGGGTGCCTTCGACTACTAAATTAGTCATGTTGCCGATAATGTAGGCGGTGAGGCCAAGATTGAAGAGCATGTAGAAGATGATAAACACCATCTCTGCTGCGTTCTCTGCGTGGAGATCACCGTAGCCGACGGTGGTCATGGTTGTTATGGACCAATATATGGCGGAGACGTATAGGATGTAAAGATCCGCTTCCCTGAAATTCGGGTTCATTGACCCGATCCATGTTCTTCCTTCATGTGGGTATAACACTGCTAGCAAGTAGTAGATGCAACCAGCACAATGTACCAAGAACAGAGTCACCTGTAACACACCCATTTAAGAAATTTTACACTTAAATCCGAAATTATAGATCCAAAAATGTAGTGATTTTGTAATTGATTGCTTACACAGAGAAGCCTGGCACATCTGACCCAGAAGTAGTTGAATCGTATGTCCTTTTCGAGCCTGCGATAGTAATCGTAAGCATCAATGGAAAGTTACTGTGTGATTCTGGATTAACAATCGATCTAACCTGGTAAAAAACTGCTTCACGCGGCGGAGACGCCAAAACCGGAGCAAACCCAAGACGACGTACGGGAGACCCATGCGGTGTTTTCCGGTGAATAAGTACGATAGCAACTCGAACGGCAGCGTTGATGCCAAATCCATCACAAACCATGTCGATAGGTACCTTCATTTCCCCCAATAAAC includes these proteins:
- the LOC111877986 gene encoding potassium channel AKT2/3, with the protein product MEIKQPTFPTVYNTLHATASNNQKMKDRYKESRKKKEEKRDQEEEPMNLRSLSKIMIPPLGVSYIQNHIPSRSSIIISPMDSKYRYWQTLMVVMVIYSAWTYPFEVAFLKSSAQTHKQLYIADSIVDFFFAVDIVLTFIVAYVDPVTHLLVRDPKSIATRYLSTWFVMDLASTLPFELLSYLFTGKHRMGLPYVVLGLLRFWRLRRVKQFFTRLEKDIRFNYFWVRCARLLCVTLFLVHCAGCIYYLLAVLYPHEGRTWIGSMNPNFREADLYILYVSAIYWSITTMTTVGYGDLHAENAAEMVFIIFYMLFNLGLTAYIIGNMTNLVVEGTRRTMEFRNSIEAASSFVGRNRLPKRLKEQILAYMCLRFKAESLNQQQLIEQLPKTICTSIRQHLFLPTVEKVYLFEGISREILLLLVADMKAEYIPPREDVIIQNEAPDDVYIIVSGEVEIIECDPMEKEQVLGVLRSGDMFGEVGALCCRPQSYTYRTKTLSQLLRLKTTALIEAMQTKQPDNVSILKNFLQHHKKLKDLDLDDLLLESGEEDGDGDPNMSMNLLTIAGTGNAAFLDELLKARLDPDISDSKGRTPLHIAASKGHEECVLVLLKHACNIHLRDMEGKTALWDAIATNHHSIFRILYHWASISDPCTAGELLCMASKRNDLNVMKGLLKHGLLVDSKDHHGSTAIQIAVSENNIEMVKLLVMNGADVNDHSLKNKIPPENLKDFVAKREVGYRIMMPDQEPVVETRRGEEGILGRSHSHGQFVGRVSIYRGLPMVRKKNCCTEAGKLIKVPSSLMELKVIAGEKFGFDATNAVVTDEDGAEIDSVEVIRDNDKLFIGEIPYENK